Part of the Sphaerodactylus townsendi isolate TG3544 unplaced genomic scaffold, MPM_Stown_v2.3 scaffold_26, whole genome shotgun sequence genome, TATCAATCTGTGCTGGCTTTCGGTTAATGCTGTGTAAAGGAAATAGGATCATTTCCTACATGGGGGCGCTCCTTGTCGCTTCACAGTGAGAATGCCCACACTCTCTCCCCCTAAACCTCGCAGAGACACAATTCAATTTTTTTACAAAGCTGGAACTACACAATTGCATATGACATCATACTCTTTCTGCCAAGCCAAAATGATTGTTTATATGGTTATGGGTGCAGTCCAGGGGGTAAGTGTCACTGAAtcaagtgggacttacttctgagtaggcacATTGAGGACTGGTGCCTCCACGTGTTCATCTGCATGCATCTCGCTGATCCTGTGACTGTCATCTTTGCAGGCCTCTCGAGAATTAGCCAGAAGGTAGAAAATCCTGCCAGGCCTCCACTTGACAGCAGCCCCCTCGTGGTGCTCACCAGCGGTGCCCTGGTCATCGTTGTCTTggtctccttcctctctctcctctacTGCCAGCAGTTCTGGAAACACCAGTGCCAGCGCGGTGAGTCAGCAGTGGGCCTCTGCCACCTCTTAGTTTCCTGGGCTTTGCTGAGATGGGCAgcatcctcctttctctcctttgcatGGCTCTGCTGCACCTTGGCTGCCTACAGAGCCCCTCAACGGAGCTTGCCCTCCTCCTCGTGGAGGGACCAAAGCAAACCCAGATGGCACCTGCTGCTCTTTAATGTTCTCCATTGGAGCAATGGGCTGAGTGGCTCCGTATGCAGGCAGCCAGTTTCACCTGGATGAGCTGCTGCTTGGAGGAGGACTCCGGCAGCCTCCATTGCCCACCTTTTCCTACATCATCAGCATCCACCTGCGGGCctgtttgctgccgctgccatttCCATGGCGAGGCAGCTGGTGCTGGTCTTGGGACTGcaaccccctccctcaccccaccccaccccctctctgGGCCACTGGCTTCCAGGCTCTGGTGAGCCAAAGGCATCAGGGTGGGGCAGGCACCATCAACAAGAAGAAATTgagcctgcccccctccctcgcccccctccccaccagcacaTGCAGGCCCTCCCATTTCCCCTGGCAATTCTGATCAGCCAGAGGGCCTCTAACCAGGAGTTCCGGGCATCCTGTCCCCTGGGTCTGTCTCCCCCAGCATGGGTGTCAGAATCTGCTGGGTGTTGGGGTGCTGTTCCCACCATGTCCTGGGCATTTCCCCCTGTGGGTCAGGGGTGGGGTCAGCCACACTCCCAGCCTTGCTgcatgtgccccctcccccccagctcccccccacccagtgaATGTGGGCTGGGGCTGCCAGCAGCAGCCTCACCAGCGAGGGATCTGGACGGAGCCTGCTGACTCTTTGGAAGGGTCCCCTGGGCCCCTTGGCAGGGCTTCCCTCTGCCGCTCACCTGACTTGTTTCTGCCCACCATGgcccagggcagtggtggcgaacctttggcactccagatgttatggactacaattcccatcagccccttccagcatggccaattggccatgctggcaggggctgatgggaattgcattccttaacatctggagtgccaaaggttcaccaccacgggcccaGGGTATTCCCAACAGCAGTGCAGACTgcagcacacgcacacacacgcacacacacgcacacacacacacacacacacgccccttcAGTAGGACCTCGGGCAagtgccctgcctgccctgccctccgTATGACTCTGAGGTCATGTGTTGGACTAGGGCCTACAAGCCCTCCAGCCAGGTCTTCTCACCACTGTGGAATGCCTGGAGGTTTTAAGCAGGTCGCTCTCAGGAATCCTCCCTCCTTAGCAAAACAGGAATTAAAAAAGACCtactctgcagggttgttgtaaagactTGATGATTATAAAGCACTTCAGACAGTTCCAAAGATCCTATtctttgcaaattaaaaaataactgaGCTAGAGATAAATTATCTTCCTTTCCTTCAAGCTGTTACTATGCACAAATGATTAATAGTTGGGGCAAGAGAAAAATGAACTGTAGACTAGAAACCCTTATGGACTTTTTTGttagtctaaaccaggggtagggaacctgcggctcgagagccgcatgcggctcttctgcccttgcactgtggctccacaagtcgaaccaccggccccatccttgcccgccctgcaggcagcagggcgggagcaccaactgcccacggtcggctgggccgtgctgcgggcttcccctctcatccgccccattcgagcggggcaggcgctttcccggcagccgacGAGTCCGAGCCGCTGGCCcaatccttgcccgccctgcaggcagcagggcagacgcatccatgcgcttctcagaatgagtggagtaaaaggtaaaaaaaaacccaatatatagtgttatctttattttaaatgtcaaaaattatttgcggctccaagtgttttcttttcctgtgtaaaacgggtccaaatggctctttgattgttaaaggttccctacccctggtctaaacaaaCAAATTCCTTCCATGCCAGACATTTCACTGGCCTGtcatgcacttgtggtctgccctgctGTGAACATACATTTCCTTTGAGGCAAATTCTTGGTTgcgcacacatttcccccccttcagaACTTGATGTGAAAAGCCCCGCAGCTTCCAAGACCTCTTTGagtgtgatttttaaaactttgttagcTGAAAAAGCAGAGAGCCATTGTGTGTTCTCAGCCCGCTGTGGCTCTGCtcgcccctccccttctccacccACCTAGCAGCAGCTCCTCCCACACTCAGCCAGCAAAGCGCCCAAGgtgtgttgttatttttttaagaggCAAAAAAGTAGCAGGCAGCAAGGCAAGCAGCAGGTAAGGTAAATTGCAGGTGGCTTAGCTCGGGAAGCTTCACAGTGAGAGAATCTGttgttagtgtaacctctatctgtgggttttgtggggcagaacttggaatgagtttgcaacaacaattttttaaaaaaaacaaaatggtttactttcttaacagataacatcaacatttaacatcacatttcaaggtcctgttcaggttgcattttcaagtccttatgtttacagtctactgatatgccaagtccaattcttctctgcaagtgggttggctcctgaagactccaagggcttgatgaacaggattcaacgtgatgaaggtttccaggagaactctcacccattacaaccacaaaaagaagccctgaaacaataaactccaacatttacaacatagcaaaaataaacaactaccttcttagtagttcccaacaatattgcagttaccttaacaaggtgttcagggcttataccaaccaaggtccgagtctggtagcctcgtctcctccaactacatgaggtctgctgcagcctctggctgctttgagtctccacccctttctgggtcaacccattcagAGCATGGAGGTTACATTAGCACTGAAAATGGAGGAAAACCCACTCCAAAGAAAAGAGTCGCAGGGGAAACCTTACATTTGAAACAGGCCCCTGACTCCAGTGTGCTTAATTCCTTCTGTCTCCTTTGCCAGTGTTCCTGCGGAGACGGGATTTCTCCACTCAGAGCGTGACGTTTCAGGCTTCTCCAGGGCCTGAGCAACTGCTGGATCCCTGCTGCTTGGGCATCAAGCGCTTAAGCCCTGCACAAGAACCACTGGAAGGTGACTCCCTAGCACTTGAATCCTTGGGCTTTGAGTGGGGAGGGCAAGACACCCCTGGAGTTCATTTAAGCTTGTAAATTCACAGACTCCTGTATGCTGAGGGAGCTGGTTGACAGGCAACTCTCGcagatgcattatttatttatttaaaccatttatttCTTAATTTCTGAGAGAACCAGTCCTTTCTTTCTTACTTGCAGAACTCAAGActacttgcaatgtaaatacaacaattattttttaaaaagcaatcaaaATAAGTCCAGCCGTGGATGCTTGTGTGCTTGGGGGCAATCTGGCCACAATTCAGCATTTGGCATGGGCTTTTTTAACAGGAGAGTCTCAAGCACTCCCTTCACTCCTCTGGTGAAATCAGTGGGACAGAAGCTCTTCGGGATGGCTAGGTTACACCCTGTGtgttcataacatctggacgtAACTGAGCTGTGTGTTTGCCTGACAGCCTGCTGCTCCGTTTGCCCCTTCTCTGTGGCAGTGCATAGACAAGACGCAGGGAGGCCCAGGCTCATTTCCAGAGGTATGGaagcagttctttcagaatttccTCCAGGTGACTGTCCTGAGAGGCACAGCCCACTCTTCTTTCTCTGAGCTGGAAGTGGCTGCCTTGACCTCAAGCATACACTGGCCACTGGCTTGGAgaaccagcagggtgtagtgattaagagcaacagactggaggaggaggaggagtttggatttatatcccccccccccccgggtcttacaatctcctttcccttctcccttcacaacaaacaccctgtgaggtgggtggggctgagagagctcctaagaactgtgactagcccaaggccacccagttggcatgtgttggagtgcacaggctaatctggttcaccagataagccttcacagctcaagtggcagagcagggaatcaaacctggttctccagattagagtggagaactgggtttggttcttcactccaccacatgaagcctgctgggtgaccttgggccagtcatagttctctcagaattcactCAGCCtttgtttttactttatttttggcTTATATCTCACTGTACCCCAACCAAagactgggctcagggcagctcacatactgtcaggaggcctggtattatggggattttgctattgctgctttctgtgtgctgggggtggagggaatgggttaattgcTTTCTAACTGACTTCCGACTGTCTTCTGTATggtgttatactgtaccaggtgctgctcaaggtcagtgcctggctgtcttttccgttatctctttcacagttccttttgggtgcgctttcccaggatggggggtttaagctactttaactactgggttttgcgtgggcaaacctcagttctggcatgaccaggggagatcctcaatactcaataaactactgtggcgtaggaggttaagcgcttgtgtatctaatctggaggaaccgattttgattcccagctctgccgcctgagctgtggaggcttatctggggaattcagattagcctgtacactcccccacacaccacctggatgaccttgggctagtcacagcttctcggagctctctcagccccacctacctcacagggtgtttgttgtgaggggggaagggcaaggagattgtcagcccctttgagtctcctgcaggagagaaagcgggaatataaatccaaactcctcctcctcttcttcttcttcttcttctttttcttcttcttcttcttcttcttcttcttcttcttcttcttcttcttcttcatttcagtttttgggattctgacgcATACAGACAATAATAAGACAATAAGTTCAGCCCAATAACAATTGAAACCCAACTCTTAacatatctcacagggtgtctgttgtggggaagggaagggaaggaaattgtgAACTGCTTTGAGTATACAGTAGAGGAAAGCGagatataaaaacctactcttttTCTCCACTGGGATGTGGGGGTTATTCAGATAGCGGAACTTGGGTTTTCTGGACAGTCATGTCTGAACAGAAGAAaactggggcagggagagggatcAGGGGGTCTCTGCTCCATTCATCAGTTCTGTCGGCAGGAGTGGCCAGCCCCTGTAGAGGGATATTTCTTGGAGAAGGAACTGGCTGTCCAGCTCCACCTGTGGCTGACCAGTGGCTGGGAGGCTCCAAAGGGAGACTGTCTTCCTTGTAAGGGAAGAAACTGGAACCCAGAGGAGAGGGAGGCTGCCGTTTGAAGGCTTCTTGCTTCTCAACTATAACATTTCTGGCTTTAGGTCCTGCAGCAGCTGCCCAGTTCTTCTCTGAGGGCGAAGTGCTCCGTTTCCATCTGCCCAGTCAGCAAGCGAATTGGGACTTCTCCAAACTGATCACAGCTGGCCCCAAAGCCCTGCAGGCCGGGAGCCCCCGGGAGCCCCGACCCCTGCTCCGGAACTCTGGCTGTAGCGACTGTTCCACCAGAGCCTCTTCCTTCACGGAGCTCCAGCCAGATTCTGCCAGGGACACCGATGATCCGGAGCCTCTCTCCTCATGTGCCACGGAGATGCAGCATCAGTGGCCTCATGCCCCTGTGGAATGCACCGAGCTGGACCTGCGGAACTTCTCTGCCCAGGCGAAGCAGCTGCACCGAGAGGATGCCAAGGAGAGGGATGTCCGGGTGAGCTTGAGAGGTGGGACTGAACCAGTTCCTGCCTCATGCGTTGGCCAAGCATCGCAGGCCAGGCTCACCTCAGGATCTCCCCACAGCTCTTGTTCATCCTTCCGAAATCCTGTTGCTGAGTGTGGGGAGCAACTGGTAAGTTGCACTGGACACTGTTTCTGTGGGCTAGGAGGGACTGAGTGGAAGTCAGCTACCCCATCTTTCCTTGTTCAGCAGCTATAAAATTTAGGCAACACATGGTGGTTATATCCTTTCAGCCACAAGTTGCTCTTGAGGTGCGCTCACAAGTGTTCTGGACAGACTCTTGTTTTTACTAAGGGTTGAGATCACTTTTGGAAGTTTGCAGTGTACCGTGTACAGAGCCAattagcagtggcgtatctgcctagggacaaggggtaccccttgctcCCGGGCGCCattcttctggtcacatgggggggtgtgcaagatcggccccccacgtgaccaggaggATCCCTACTTTTGTTTCCCTCGTTTTCCACGTGCCTCGAGGCCGTCCAGGGCATGCAAAGCTGAGAacttccctgctgcctccaaagtgccctcaaccccacccctgGACTCCCCCCCATGCATGCCATGCACTTCCTTCCCatagctgggctcccagcaggtagacacagtctcttcccagcctccactctgggcaggccagaagagactgcagtcccaaccTCAGAGATCTTCTTTTATAAACActgggaggccaggggcaggaggcaggggagcaggaagtgccaccccttcctgctccccacagccccaccccacccccccagtggcATAGAGTTATAGGGCTGGGGCTGCAGTCTCTCTTCTAGCCTGCCTGGGAGGTCAGAGACTGAACTTCGACTGGGCtatgtggggggggagtggggggggcaccctagaccttgcccatgtccatggtgacatggatggggtcgagggcagtgggggtggagccggggtggggggggcagagcctggggggtgggatgggggcacagCCTgcggggcatcctggagacaatttgtctctgggggccatttacccctggtacgcctctgccgaTTAGCTGGGCCTGGTGTCAGGAACGTTCCACCCTCCTCTGCCCCCAGCTATCCTCCCCAGCAGTTTCGCAACTAATTTTAAGTGGATTGGGCTTTTTGGTTTTCAAACAGTGGGAATGAATAAATGTTTCAATGAATAGGGACATAAAAATAGGCAGGATCCACCTGAGGCCCAGGAGCAGGCTCTGTCTGACTGCGGGGCCTGGGTTCAGTTTGTTGGGGTGCAGATGGCCCAGCATAACTGGGGCTTCTGCCGCAGGAGAGAAATCTGCCCGGCCTCTTGTTTAACTGTTGAGTGTCTAAACTCCTCTCTAATGCTAGATTTCATTTTTCTCCAAAGAGAGAGGGGAGGTTCTTGGGTATCCAcagttccttttattatttttattatttttattattattattattattattattactattactattactattactattattattattattattattattaattcaatttgataaaccaccctacccccgaagggctcctttgggacaggcaggcaggcggacTCCCTGCTTGCAACCTCTTGGGTCCAGGGATCAGGACTTCCTGCTGACGGAAGGACTGTTCTCCACTCATGAATCTTCTTGGTGGCTTTTCTTTGCAGTGTGATGATGGTCGCGGCTGAGGCCTGAGATGTCGCCCGAGCGAGTAAGTGACAAGAGTGCCGTTCGCTCTACCTGCAGCTGGGTCTCCGTGTACAGAGCTGAGGTTGCTGTCCAGTGACCTATGCAACAGGACCGTGTCTGTGCCATCACTAACTCTCTCGGTAGCCAGCATTCCGCTGGCCTTCCTGTGATCCCCTGCCCACTGTTTGGACCCAACTGTGCCTGGGATCAAGCATTTCGGGCACGTGGAGGTGGATTTGGGCCTTCCACACCACCAGCTGAACCTGTTGCGTGGCTGCCCTCCTGGATGTGGACACTCTCTGCTGTGCTCACCTTGGTCTGAACTCTCCCTTATTGCTGCCTGGCAACCATTGCCCAGAATTCCCAGCTCTGGGCTGCAGAGAGCCACAGTAGCTGGAGGGCCAAACTGGGCTAAAATTGGGCTCCACTTGTGTAGTGATAAGCATCAGAATGTGGAGTGAAAtccttgaagcagctggatgACGAAACCAGGTGATCTACCTCTTGCCGTTCGCCTTTTGGATCTTCCTAATAGTCTTTGCAACAGCAGGAAGATCCTTCCAACAGCACCTCAAGGGCTGATGGCCAGAAGTCCACTAACCACTACAGACCTGAGCTCCTTCGGGTGGTCCTCTGGTCTTGCAGCTTCTTTCTGGGGTTCAACCTTTGTGGGCTGCCTTGACTTGAACCGAATGCCTGAAGGCATTTCCAGGATGTGCTGTGATTTAATGCAAGAGGCTTCTGACGTCCCTTCAAGGGGGAAACAGTGTTGCTGCTGCTAAGACCGCTCACTCCCAACACTCTCGTTAACAGCTTGATGTTTCTGTGCTCCGCACCTCTGTTGTACTGACTGCTGGGGTCTGTGGCAGTAATAGAGGGTTGCATTTGGCCAGTGGTGCCATTttacatttgggggtggggtgtgtgtgcagctTCCTCTTGTTTTTTGAGATGTAATTGTAGAGAAGAGCCACCACCCTTTCGGATAAAAGCTCTTATGTGTGCCATTAAAATGGTGGCATTTTCTGTTTCCTGACAAAGTTCACTTTTAGGGAGTTAAGGGAACTTTCATTTCAGAAAGCTTTTTCTGAGTAGATAGGCATGGAAAAGCCTTACCTCTGTAaagcctgcccctccccccccaaaaccccatcCTACAATCCTGCTACACACCAGaaggctaggctgaccagacgtcccgcttttggcgggaccgtcacgcctttaaacaatttgttctgcaaattgtcccgatttttgggaggctgccgcattgccttctggggtgcaaggcagtgcggcagcctcccgcacgcccAGCTGCAGGAGCGtccggccttctggggcttgctgtttgccgccctgtgacagggcggcaaatggcaagccccagaaggcagtgcgcgcaGCCGCTTCCCCGttccggatcacaaaggtgaccatctggtcaccttacagaaGGCCCACTGCAAAGGAGGTGGTGGTTCTTTTTGTGGGTAGAAGAGaaaacatggagggggggggacattttgtCTGGAATTGGTGAAGACAGCACTGGTTGAAATGTCCTCTTCTCTAACGTGCCACAGGAGTGGGAGCCTCCTCCCTTGAAGGCTCCAGTCACTTTGGGCAGACGTCCAGCCCAAGGCCACGGGTTCCAGACCAGAACCGAATACCTCAAATATCATTTCCAACTTACTGCTGCATCTGGTGGATAGCACCACTGAGAAGGTTTGCGTGCCTTGTTATTACCTTCCAACACAGATGCCCAGAGAGCGGCTTAgttcctggaatgcccccaccccgccccgcccctatATAGGGTGTAGCCGAGTTGGGTGTGAAAATGTTGCTTTCTCTATTGTTCTTTTGTTTAATGATTGTAACCTACAGATCTAGCAGCACGTGACCTGTTGGTCTGACCTTGTTCACTTCCCAGTTTCTGAGGCACATAACCAAGGCGACTTGCTTACATTTGCTCCTGAAAGCCTCCAGGTTTAGCCTTGGTATCCCACAGCTCTTTTGGCCTCAGGGCAGATGGCCCACCtggattgtgggggtggggggctgtgtggcaCATTTCCTGTTGCATTTCAGCACAGAGTAACAGGAGCCCTGGTCAACTGATGTGGCCTGGCTTCTTCCCAAGAGATGAAAGCGTGACCTGTCATAGGCAGCgccagtggcgtaatgcccattgggcaaggtgggcagctgcccagggcatcaccttgtggggggcatcaaaatgctgggttcatttttgggtatttttagtggttttccatttttggcctgcagggggcgcagaacCAAACCTCTCcgaacttggggggtagcatagggacagtctcctgatgatatgctgaaattttggtgctgatatgtctaaaaatgcaccccctgcaggcaccaatgtcctggtgcaaaaaaaatttggtcatggtggagtggccgcccatgggggggggggggggcatccaacttttgcccagggctacagtttgcctcgttatgcccctgggcaGCGCTGGCCTGAAggaagtggagggggagggggaggggcatgctAGGCCCCTCCCTCAGTGGTGCTAGGCCATCTCATGCCTGCAGGTCTGTGAGGAACCTGGCCTAAGGGCTTGCCCAGAAACTGGCTCATGGTATCAGGTTCCCCCACTGCCACCTGTAACACGCAGGGCAGCTAACTTTGGGTTCCAGCGCCTTGCCTGACTTGCCACTCCTGCTTCAGGCCACTGACCACTacgagcgaggcaggaaaaacagGGCACTGTGTCAAGATgccgggggaagggaaagcttgGCATGGGGCTGCCATTTCTGGTGGCAGCCCTGTGATTCTAGGACTGCCACGGTTAGTCCGATTTGTTCTGAGTGTCTGTcttgtggagaggggaaaaaagaatccaTCTCCTTTCTTTCTGGCAGGTCTCCTTCAATCCTACCCTTCTTTACCTCCACGCCAGGTGTTTTAGAGGAGTTGGCTTTTCCTTCCGTGGCTTTGACTCCCCAAACCACAGGCAAAACTGCCAAGCTGTACAAAGCTCCCCTTCCAGTGCTGCACTTGCTGCTCCTCAGACGTccggggggcaggggtggaggggaCCGGGTCGGGCACAGGACAGCGTCTGCCGGCTGCACCCCCTTCTTCCCCCTCTAAACAGCAGCAGCCGCCTTTGTGCTTATGAGTTTGCTCGTTTATTATATTAGACTACTGTTAGATTTGAGTCTACATTTTTTGTCAGCTGCCTTTAAGACGAATAAGCAGAAAACTGGGGCGGGCGTTTTCTAAAATAAGTGCGAAGAGGCTACCTGGGCCTCCATCTGTGGATCTGTCGGGCCGGGCTGAGGAGCAGCCTTGAAGTGCCTTTAGCTCCCCTTGATTCCCCCGCGACTGGATCTGGACCATTTTCTGCTCCGCTGTGCTCTCACTGGCCTCCGCTGCAGCCTCACTTGCAGCTCCTGAGCTTACAGTTCCAAAGTGTTTGCATTTCAAGAAGCAGGGCCAGGAGGGGAGTCGGTCTGCCTTCTGCTCGCTGGAGTCAGCCCTTTATTACAGCCGTTGCATGCTGCTCTCGCCAGCCAGAAGTGGGCTGACTTGTTAGCTCTGTGGTGGGTTGTCAGGCAGCTGATGTACTACATTCATCAGCCATGTGAGTTTTGTTTACTGTTGGGTAATACAGatcagagagagaagaagaagagtttggatttatatcccccctttctctcctgcaggagactcaaaggggctgacaatctccttgcccttcccccctcacaacaaacaccctgtgaggtgggtggggctgcgagagctccgagaagctgtgactagcccaaggtcacccagctggcatgtgtgggagtgcccaggctaatctggattcctcagataagcctccacagctcaggcggcagagctgggaatcaaaatcggttcctccagattagatacacgagctcttaacctcctacgccagtttCCATTCCCTTAGTTTGGCTGCAGGTGCCTTTTCTTACCAGGCCAGGCATATAAAGTTGCCCGAAAATGCAGGTAGGATAGAAAATTTAATGTGGTTGTTAACATAAAGGATCAGATACTGTTGGGGAGCGACTGCACTTCTCTGTGGCCATCGCATATGGAGCTtgagcagctttccagggagAAGGAAGTGTGATGTTCTCGGCTGAACTATGTCTTCCATTCCTGGCACAGTTTCTAAGATCAGTTCGCCATATTTTCAGTGCAGTCTgtcaggggcagggggcagggggaaatcTCTTAGGAGGTGGCGTGACCCCTGTGCCAGTGTAAACACCACTTGTGCTTGTGTCAGGGTGTGAAGGGCATTTGCACATGCGCAGGGCAGTTAGGCAGATGCCAGGCACCTGTCTGCTGGCAGCACTCCTCTGGCTTCGACACTGAAGGGGGCATTCCCGGGGCGAGGTCACCTGTGGTTggctccctgagcccttttggcctgggaaAAACCCCATTTGCCTGGGCAGAGTTAGGCTGGCAAGatcagtggcacagcccattgagcTGCGTACCACAGAGGAAGGGGCAGTGCTGCTGTTGGCTGCCAGGAGACGACGTGGCTGCACCGTGGCTGCTCCGTCCCTGGCTGCAGTGCAGCTCCACTCCCTTGGAACTGAACTGCCAGcagttcttgctttgaaaatccaaaTGGTCAAGTCTGGTTCGGTTATATGGCAGGGATTTGCCAAGTCTCCTCCTCAGGTAAATATTGtctaagcccatggtggcgaacctttggcactccagatgttatggactacaattcccatcagcccctgccagcatggccaattgtaggggctgatgggaattgtagtccataacatctggagtgccaaaggttcgccaccactggtctaagctgTTCCCCCACTTCCTCCCTGTAGCAGCGCCCTACGAGCCTTGAAATGGCGCAGTCGCATGGATGAAAAGCCACACAacacaggaggcagagggagaagGCCGTGTGGCACGGgctcctcttcctccagcagtggtGCGTTGGCAGAGCCACTGGCAGAACGGGTGactcttccagaggtttcctgGGCTGGCCAAGCAAAGGGCAGGAATGCCTGGATGCCTTCGTGGCTTCTGCTGGTGCCTTCAAAGAGGGTGGCTGCGTTCCAGGTTCCGCTGCCCGGCTGGCTGGTCCTTCATTCTTTGGATGAGAAAGTCTCCACTCTGCTGGATCACTTCCTTCAATGACTGTCGACCCACCTTTGAAGGGAGGAAGTGCTCTCCGCCTTTTGAAGGAGATGGGTTGTTTCTGAAAATGCCTAACTCTGACCCCTTGGTCTTCATGGCATCAGCCTTTGCTAGTGGAGACAGCCACGGTGCTGCTCCTGATCTTCTCTCTTGAGTTCAGGCGATGTGTGGGATGTCTCGGGATTAGTGGACATGGGACCCAAATTTGGGGGAAGATTCCTGAAAAACCCTGAATCCCCAAGCTGCTATAggttttccctgtttttctggaaatttggatttttttccactTATGAGCAATTTTTCCTGGTCCCTGGGCGGGGGTCTGTTCttcaaggtagagacaccaaattttcagcttACCTGCCAGGGATTCTGGTATGAAGAACCCCAGAGTTTGGGAAAGATTCCATCCTCTATTAttt contains:
- the LOC125425298 gene encoding tumor necrosis factor receptor superfamily member 27-like produces the protein MGYAPLLMLLLVTQLTRAPHPLANPVECQASQYLDEHGQCAPCRACGPGLELSKECGYSEGGDSQCLPCRPRRFKDSWGHQGCKPCLSCSLINRIQKAPCTATSNTACGGCFPGFYSKTQIGGLQDLECVPCTKQTPPSEPQCLSRISQKVENPARPPLDSSPLVVLTSGALVIVVLVSFLSLLYCQQFWKHQCQRVFLRRRDFSTQSVTFQASPGPEQLLDPCCLGIKRLSPAQEPLEGPAAAAQFFSEGEVLRFHLPSQQANWDFSKLITAGPKALQAGSPREPRPLLRNSGCSDCSTRASSFTELQPDSARDTDDPEPLSSCATEMQHQWPHAPVECTELDLRNFSAQAKQLHREDAKERDVRVSLRGGTEPVPASCVGQASQARLTSGSPHSSCSSFRNPVAECGEQLCDDGRG